gtactgttttctttttgtgtttactatgaatctataaggtatctcttatttttttttggtttgatccaggagtacatatatggaatacttaaatatgtgctttgatttggttatattttatggattcatcacttcttgacatgcaattgagtttttagtttatgaatcagcagtacgtatatgtcgtactgataaaaacttctttttattctgttttattcatcgttttgccactttattttggtttgatccatgagtacgtatgtgaaatactgaaatagatgctagttttgttgctatgttttaatattgttatattctggtcacatttacaggttcaatatgtccaACGGATACATACTCTATGTGTAAGCAGTGCGGCAGATATATACCCAGATTTGCAAGTAgtatagcagatatgtactcagatttgtaagcagtttagcagatatgtactcaaatttgtaagcagtatggcagatatgtactcaaatttgtaaacagtgtagcagatatgtactcaaatttgtggtcttttatatgttttaattaaatttggatctccagataaataaaatcccgatttggtagaagtatTTTATTTCACACGTATTTAAACAatagggtatattagtcattttcatgttttcaaaGAATTTTGGACCCTAGGATAAGgataaaatccggttggaccctagcATAAATAAcgttatgggcttaggaccaaacaagaaattttccttgtTTTTTTCTATTGTTTCTTCGTTTAAGTGAACACAGAAGCAGGAAccagtcttgttttcttttttcatcGCTTGCtggcttctgaattttctgatattCATAAGATATGTTGATGTAGGAGATCGATTACTTCGTCACCCCAACCACCCGAAAGTTCTTCACAGTCACTAACACGTCCTATCGAGAAACTTCCAGATGCCTCACTACTTCTAGATTCAGCCGCCTTCTCATCTCATCAAATGAGTGGCAATGATCACTCATCTAGAGTTGCAGCTGCTATGGCAGAGAGTTCATCACGCAAGAGAGAATCAAAGGGCTCAGCTTCCACCAATCCACGAAGTAAGTTTCCCAGAGGGAACTTGCCTAATACAAAAAGTTTTCCGGATACTGTTGGCGGTGTGCTAGTTCCCCCTCAGCTCAAAGGAAGGTTAGCATTCAAATTCCACCTtttcctttcattttttttttagtttgctGAACAGAAGTAAAAAACGCGAATATGTTTCCTAGGTTTCTGTTCTTAATGTTTCTCGAAAAGTATGTCAGATAGTAGTCCTTGTTATCACCTTTCATCTTTCAAACTCTATAGTCAATCATGGAGTCAAGCATTAACAGTTCTTTGTACtgtttggatataatcatatcAAACGGTCCAAAACTTAACATAAACATAATTAGGGAATCAGCCAGGAGAGGAATGAGTCGAATGACACGAAAGTGTTCCTCTTCTTTTTTTGACACTGATAGAATGTACATCAGAGGGATGGAGAGTTCTATAAGATGAGGGAGATAGGGATGTAGGTGAGTTGATGGTGGAAGGATAAAAAGCTTCATAAGAAAAGTCTAATGCAGATATGAAAATTAATGAAGGGTCTGCTTATTGTCAAATGATGGCTTTACTGAAGTGATCAcgatct
This portion of the Papaver somniferum cultivar HN1 chromosome 11, ASM357369v1, whole genome shotgun sequence genome encodes:
- the LOC113321601 gene encoding uncharacterized protein LOC113321601 isoform X1, with protein sequence MSLVDYASSSDDEDGNIKDKQHDVAEDGNSQPSTVLEAHHYNQRSITSSPQPPESSSQSLTRPIEKLPDASLLLDSAAFSSHQMSGNDHSSRVAAAMAESSSRKRESKGSASTNPRSKFPRGNLPNTKSFPDTVGGVLVPPQLKGRSNVVTEDIGKLFVKTKKTC
- the LOC113321601 gene encoding uncharacterized protein LOC113321601 isoform X2 codes for the protein MYSNLRSITSSPQPPESSSQSLTRPIEKLPDASLLLDSAAFSSHQMSGNDHSSRVAAAMAESSSRKRESKGSASTNPRSKFPRGNLPNTKSFPDTVGGVLVPPQLKGRSNVVTEDIGKLFVKTKKTC